A portion of the Pseudarthrobacter sp. L1SW genome contains these proteins:
- a CDS encoding DNA/RNA non-specific endonuclease: MDELLTAAAATTVDLANRKGLDEDFLDRRVPLPGLPGADTVLLPYTHFSVLMRLDKRLAAVTGLGIDGGKLMDLDRDGINWRLDPRLREDQQTGERVYARNDIDRGHLVRRASAVWGDTRAEAAQANGDTFHYTNAAPQAAKFNQGLELWLGMESYLLDHAAGHRRRIVVFTGPIFSDVDPVYRGVDIPLRFFKVAAFIHEGELAATGYVVDQTPQLAEMPDVPRPGALDDTPPLGPFRTFQAPIRDIAELTGLDLRQLIAADRMPIAATLGAATVGSAWRELAAMEDLDLDFDLAD, from the coding sequence ATGGACGAACTGCTGACTGCCGCTGCCGCAACCACCGTGGACCTTGCCAACAGGAAAGGCCTTGACGAGGACTTCCTGGACCGCCGGGTGCCCCTGCCCGGCCTGCCCGGCGCCGACACCGTCCTGCTGCCCTACACCCACTTCTCCGTGCTGATGCGCCTGGACAAACGCCTCGCTGCCGTGACCGGGCTTGGAATCGATGGCGGGAAACTGATGGACCTGGACCGGGACGGGATCAACTGGCGGCTGGACCCCCGCCTGCGCGAAGACCAGCAGACGGGGGAGCGGGTCTACGCCAGGAACGACATCGATAGAGGGCACCTGGTCCGCCGTGCCTCAGCTGTGTGGGGAGACACCCGTGCCGAGGCGGCGCAGGCAAACGGGGACACTTTCCACTACACCAATGCGGCTCCCCAGGCGGCGAAGTTCAACCAGGGCCTGGAACTGTGGCTCGGGATGGAGTCCTACCTGCTGGACCATGCCGCAGGGCACCGACGGCGGATCGTGGTCTTCACCGGTCCGATCTTCAGCGACGTCGATCCTGTTTACCGCGGGGTGGACATCCCGCTGCGGTTCTTCAAGGTCGCGGCCTTTATCCATGAGGGCGAACTGGCCGCCACCGGCTACGTGGTGGACCAGACTCCGCAGCTGGCGGAAATGCCGGACGTGCCGCGGCCCGGCGCCCTTGACGACACCCCGCCCCTCGGCCCGTTCCGCACCTTCCAGGCACCCATCCGGGACATCGCAGAGCTGACCGGCCTGGACCTGCGCCAGCTGATTGCCGCTGACCGCATGCCGATCGCAGCGACGCTCGGAGCAGCAACGGTCGGATCAGCCTGGCGGGAGCTGGCGGCGATGGAAGACCTGGATCTCGACTTCGACCTGGCGGACTAA
- a CDS encoding class I SAM-dependent methyltransferase, translated as MVQKAERVTAPQIPGRNTGRPGRPVGNITRGTTNPNRMRRVDRWLTGPQAWRLRNAADPLVVDLGYGATPATAVELYERLSAVRGDVQVFGIEIEPERVRAAVPLERPGLSFRVGGFELPVPGRPVLVRAFNVLRQYEEADVAGIWRLVQDRLAPGGLLIDGTCDEIGRRVTWVALDADRPLFLSISVRFGSFLLPSDVAERLPKALIHRNVPGEPVHALMQAMDRAWLECAPLASFGNRQRWQGMCRSLRDAGWPVHDGPSRWRLGELTVDWEAVAPLAGGGAG; from the coding sequence GTGGTGCAAAAGGCTGAACGGGTAACCGCCCCGCAGATCCCGGGCAGGAATACCGGCAGGCCGGGCAGGCCGGTTGGCAACATTACCCGCGGCACCACCAACCCCAACCGGATGCGCCGGGTGGACCGCTGGCTGACGGGACCTCAGGCCTGGCGGCTCCGGAACGCGGCGGACCCCCTGGTGGTGGACCTGGGCTACGGCGCTACGCCGGCCACCGCCGTCGAGCTTTATGAACGGCTTTCTGCCGTCCGCGGGGACGTGCAGGTCTTTGGAATCGAAATCGAACCGGAACGCGTGCGCGCAGCCGTTCCTTTGGAGCGGCCCGGACTCAGCTTCCGCGTGGGCGGCTTCGAACTGCCGGTGCCTGGCCGGCCCGTCCTGGTGCGCGCGTTCAACGTCCTGCGGCAGTACGAGGAAGCGGACGTGGCCGGAATCTGGCGGCTGGTGCAGGACCGGCTGGCTCCCGGCGGCCTGTTAATCGACGGCACCTGTGACGAAATCGGGCGGCGGGTCACTTGGGTGGCGCTGGACGCGGACCGGCCGCTGTTCCTGAGCATCTCGGTCAGGTTCGGCAGCTTCCTCCTTCCCTCCGACGTTGCCGAAAGGTTGCCCAAGGCGCTCATCCACCGCAACGTTCCGGGGGAACCGGTGCACGCCCTCATGCAGGCCATGGACCGGGCCTGGCTGGAGTGCGCGCCGCTGGCGTCTTTCGGAAACAGGCAGCGCTGGCAGGGTATGTGCCGGAGCCTGCGGGACGCTGGCTGGCCGGTCCATGACGGGCCTTCGCGGTGGCGGCTCGGGGAGCTCACCGTGGACTGGGAGGCGGTGGCACCCCTGGCCGGCGGGGGCGCCGGCTAA
- the phoU gene encoding phosphate signaling complex protein PhoU: MRKVFQEELTQVGEQLVEISRLVSEAIDKATTSFEVADVDLAQDVIAADARIDFLQNSLDERAIDILALQGPVASDLRMIVGSLRMSASLERMGDLARHIAQLARLRFPSTVIPESMTGTFKRMAELDKEIADKLTVLLETRDLEVARDILKANTAINDLHLSVFKAIAAPEWSESPATTVDVALASRYFERFADHGVSVAQKVTYLVTGAWQPNGIEHS; this comes from the coding sequence GTGCGTAAGGTTTTTCAGGAAGAGCTGACCCAGGTCGGTGAACAGCTGGTGGAGATCTCCCGGCTGGTCAGCGAGGCCATTGACAAAGCCACCACCTCCTTCGAAGTGGCGGACGTAGACCTTGCGCAGGACGTCATCGCCGCGGATGCCCGCATCGACTTCCTGCAGAACAGCCTGGACGAGCGGGCAATCGACATCCTCGCCCTGCAGGGCCCCGTAGCCAGCGACCTCCGGATGATCGTGGGCTCGCTGCGGATGAGCGCATCCCTCGAGCGCATGGGAGACCTTGCCCGGCACATCGCCCAACTGGCGCGCCTGCGCTTCCCCTCCACCGTCATCCCCGAATCCATGACCGGCACGTTCAAGCGCATGGCCGAGCTGGACAAGGAAATTGCGGACAAGCTGACGGTCCTGCTGGAAACCCGCGACCTTGAAGTGGCCCGGGACATCCTGAAGGCGAACACCGCCATCAACGATCTCCACCTCAGCGTGTTCAAGGCCATCGCAGCGCCCGAATGGTCCGAGTCGCCGGCAACCACGGTGGACGTCGCACTCGCGAGCCGGTACTTTGAACGCTTCGCGGACCACGGTGTCTCGGTGGCGCAGAAGGTCACCTACCTCGTGACGGGTGCCTGGCAGCCTAACGGCATCGAACACAGCTGA
- a CDS encoding PLP-dependent aspartate aminotransferase family protein — MSLSEQQAAALSAETVVVAAGRPPRERDQPVNPPIVLSSTYFGTGALGDGDRGYGRYSNPTWDPFEEALGQLEGSELPGLLYASGLAAVSSALSLIPAGGVLVMPTHSYSGSLVMAAELAQKGFIELRTVDIADTGAVREALAPNSQAAGPEARPAAMLWLESPTNPMLGIADVAALTDAAHAVGAIVVTDNTFSTPLVQQPLLLGSDVVLHSVTKYLAGHSDVVLGALVTSNPDIRSALLHHRIVHGAIAGPFEAWLALRGLRTLALRIERSQASAMVLAERLGNHPAVESIRFPGLAADPGHERAKAQMKGFGSIVCIQVSPAGGMSGADAADKLVGAVQLWLPATSLGGVESLIERRRRHTAEPDSVPENLVRLSVGIENVEDLWADVKQALDSLDG; from the coding sequence ATGAGTCTTTCCGAACAGCAGGCGGCGGCCCTGTCAGCCGAGACGGTGGTGGTTGCGGCCGGACGGCCCCCACGGGAACGGGACCAGCCGGTCAACCCGCCGATCGTCCTTTCCTCCACCTACTTCGGTACGGGTGCGCTGGGCGACGGCGACCGCGGCTACGGCCGGTATTCCAACCCCACCTGGGACCCCTTCGAAGAGGCCCTTGGCCAGCTGGAGGGCTCCGAACTGCCGGGCCTTCTCTATGCGTCAGGGCTGGCGGCCGTCAGCTCGGCTCTCTCCCTGATCCCCGCCGGGGGCGTTCTGGTCATGCCCACGCACAGCTACTCTGGCTCGCTGGTCATGGCCGCTGAACTCGCGCAAAAGGGCTTCATCGAGCTCCGGACCGTGGACATTGCGGACACCGGCGCCGTCCGGGAGGCCCTCGCCCCCAACAGCCAGGCTGCGGGGCCGGAAGCACGGCCGGCTGCGATGCTGTGGCTCGAAAGCCCTACCAACCCGATGCTCGGCATTGCGGATGTCGCCGCCCTCACCGACGCCGCCCACGCAGTCGGGGCCATCGTCGTCACGGACAATACTTTCTCCACGCCCCTGGTGCAGCAGCCCCTGCTGCTGGGATCCGACGTCGTCCTGCACTCGGTGACCAAGTACCTTGCTGGCCATTCCGACGTCGTCCTTGGCGCCCTGGTCACCTCCAACCCGGACATCCGCTCCGCGCTGCTCCATCACCGGATTGTCCACGGCGCCATTGCGGGGCCGTTCGAAGCGTGGCTGGCCCTGCGCGGGCTGAGGACGCTGGCGTTGCGGATTGAACGGTCACAGGCTTCGGCAATGGTCCTGGCAGAGCGCCTTGGCAACCACCCTGCTGTCGAGTCCATCCGGTTCCCGGGCCTGGCCGCGGATCCTGGCCATGAACGCGCCAAGGCGCAGATGAAGGGCTTTGGGTCCATTGTCTGCATCCAGGTCAGCCCGGCCGGGGGAATGAGCGGCGCGGATGCCGCCGACAAGCTGGTGGGCGCAGTCCAGCTGTGGCTGCCCGCCACCTCACTGGGCGGGGTGGAGTCGCTCATTGAACGCCGACGGCGGCACACGGCTGAGCCGGACAGCGTCCCGGAGAACCTGGTCCGGCTCAGTGTGGGAATCGAGAACGTGGAGGACCTCTGGGCCGACGTGAAGCAGGCGCTGGACTCGCTGGACGGCTAG
- a CDS encoding cell wall metabolism sensor histidine kinase WalK has protein sequence MLIGLVAGLIGLALGTFGVLAFRVSEKQRQLLDVDAGELALPAGAAEVLAVVGRAFVVVDAVDGVVRANPAAYAYGLVRGHTVVHKELLDMTAGVRRDGVILERQLELPRGPLGQGTIIVQVRAAMLGEEYILLLADDRTEITRTEEIRNDFVANVSHELKTPVGAISLLAEALESSADDELAVRRFAKRMHKESGRLAALVQDIIELSRLQGASVTQQGRPVDVNAVIAEAVDRSQLPAESKNIRIVVGGRTEAKVFGDQDLLVTALRNLIDNAIRYSPENTRVGIGVRSREGLVSISVTDQGEGLSPEDQERVFERFYRVDSARSRHTGGTGLGLSIVKHVASNHGGEVTLWSQPGQGSTFTLRLPEMEGQEGGEETPPAATPAASTARAGMAGSEKPAVTQVPGAAGATERGANA, from the coding sequence ATGCTTATCGGCCTGGTGGCCGGCCTTATCGGCCTGGCGCTCGGTACGTTCGGCGTGCTCGCGTTCCGGGTCAGCGAGAAACAGCGGCAACTGCTGGACGTGGACGCCGGGGAGCTCGCGCTGCCGGCGGGCGCCGCGGAGGTGCTTGCCGTCGTCGGACGCGCCTTTGTGGTGGTGGACGCGGTGGACGGTGTGGTCCGTGCCAACCCGGCAGCGTACGCCTACGGCCTGGTCCGCGGCCACACAGTGGTCCACAAGGAACTGCTGGACATGACCGCCGGGGTCCGCCGGGACGGCGTCATCCTGGAGCGGCAGCTGGAACTTCCCCGCGGCCCGCTCGGCCAGGGAACCATCATCGTCCAGGTCCGCGCGGCAATGCTCGGTGAGGAATACATCCTGCTGCTCGCGGACGACCGCACCGAGATCACCCGGACGGAAGAGATCCGGAATGACTTCGTGGCTAACGTTTCCCACGAACTGAAGACCCCCGTCGGCGCCATTTCCCTGCTGGCCGAAGCCCTGGAGTCCTCGGCTGACGACGAACTGGCCGTCCGGCGTTTCGCCAAGCGCATGCACAAGGAATCCGGCCGGCTCGCCGCATTGGTGCAGGACATCATCGAGCTCTCCCGGCTGCAGGGCGCAAGCGTCACCCAGCAGGGCCGCCCGGTTGACGTCAACGCCGTGATCGCCGAGGCGGTGGACCGGTCCCAGCTGCCCGCGGAGAGCAAGAACATCCGCATTGTGGTGGGCGGCCGGACCGAAGCGAAGGTCTTCGGGGACCAGGACCTGCTGGTGACCGCGCTGCGAAACCTGATCGACAACGCCATCAGGTACTCGCCGGAGAACACCCGGGTGGGGATCGGCGTCCGCAGCAGGGAAGGGCTGGTATCCATCTCGGTGACGGACCAGGGCGAGGGACTCAGCCCCGAGGACCAGGAACGCGTCTTTGAACGCTTCTACCGGGTGGATTCGGCCCGCTCCCGCCACACCGGCGGGACAGGCCTGGGACTGAGCATCGTCAAGCACGTCGCGTCCAACCACGGCGGGGAAGTGACCCTCTGGTCGCAGCCAGGCCAGGGCTCCACGTTCACCCTCCGGCTTCCCGAAATGGAAGGCCAGGAAGGCGGGGAAGAGACACCTCCTGCCGCCACCCCCGCTGCCAGTACCGCACGGGCGGGGATGGCAGGGTCCGAAAAGCCAGCTGTTACCCAAGTACCCGGCGCCGCAGGCGCCACCGAACGAGGAGCAAACGCTTGA
- a CDS encoding DNA polymerase III subunit delta' gives MTVWDDLQGQPAVVEQLRQASSGEGLTHAWLFTGPPGSGRSNAAKAFAAALNCDQEDVSQRGCGSCAACLTILGETHSDVTFVRTEKVTITIDEARELVATAGNRPSAGRWRIIVVEDADRMAERTTNVLLKAIEEPTPRTVWMLCAPSPADVLVTIRSRCRSVALRLPPAADVAALLVKRDGVDPALAERAARAAQSHVGIARRLARDPAARERRLETVRFPLGLRGVTAAVMMADKLVKIATAEANSSNEERDAAEKAALLATLGAPESGTLPPAMRSQVKQLEEDQKRRAKRSITDSLDRTLTDLLSFYRDVLIIQLGNAVELVNVELRSELEEFARRSTPESTLARMDAINKARERITTTNVAPLLTIESMAASLI, from the coding sequence GTGACGGTGTGGGACGACCTCCAGGGCCAGCCCGCCGTCGTCGAACAGTTGCGGCAGGCCTCAAGCGGCGAAGGGCTGACGCACGCATGGCTTTTCACCGGCCCGCCGGGTTCCGGGCGGTCCAACGCGGCCAAGGCGTTTGCCGCCGCACTGAACTGCGACCAGGAGGACGTCAGCCAGCGCGGCTGCGGAAGCTGCGCCGCCTGCCTGACCATCCTCGGCGAAACCCATTCGGACGTTACGTTTGTCCGCACCGAGAAGGTCACCATCACCATCGACGAAGCCCGTGAACTGGTGGCCACCGCCGGCAACCGGCCCTCGGCAGGCCGCTGGCGGATCATCGTGGTGGAGGACGCCGACCGCATGGCCGAGCGCACCACCAACGTCCTGCTCAAGGCCATCGAGGAACCCACCCCCCGGACGGTGTGGATGCTGTGTGCACCGTCCCCGGCCGACGTCCTGGTGACCATCCGCTCGCGCTGCCGCAGCGTGGCGTTGCGGCTGCCGCCGGCCGCGGACGTTGCCGCCCTGCTGGTGAAGCGCGACGGCGTGGACCCGGCCCTCGCGGAGCGCGCGGCGCGGGCAGCGCAAAGCCACGTGGGCATCGCCCGCCGCCTTGCCCGTGATCCCGCGGCCCGGGAACGCCGGCTGGAAACCGTGCGGTTTCCGCTCGGCCTGCGCGGCGTCACGGCCGCGGTGATGATGGCGGACAAACTCGTCAAGATCGCCACCGCAGAAGCCAACAGCTCCAACGAAGAACGGGACGCTGCGGAGAAGGCAGCCTTGCTGGCTACCCTGGGCGCACCTGAGTCCGGGACGCTCCCGCCTGCCATGCGCAGCCAGGTGAAGCAGCTGGAGGAAGACCAGAAGCGCCGGGCCAAGCGGTCCATCACGGATTCCCTGGACCGGACGCTGACGGATCTCCTCTCTTTCTACCGGGATGTGCTGATCATCCAGCTGGGGAATGCTGTTGAGCTGGTAAACGTTGAGCTGAGGAGCGAACTGGAGGAATTCGCCCGCCGCTCCACGCCGGAATCCACGCTTGCCCGGATGGATGCCATCAACAAAGCCCGCGAACGCATCACCACCACCAACGTTGCACCGCTGTTGACCATTGAGTCCATGGCAGCCAGCCTGATCTAG
- a CDS encoding response regulator transcription factor, which yields MSRILIVEDEESFSDPLSYLLGKEGFEVEVVDNGLDAITEFDRNGADLVLLDLQLPGLSGTEVCRQLRQRSSVPVIMLTAKDAEIDKVVGLELGADDYVTKPYSSRELVARVRAVLRRQGEPEELISSTVQAGPVRMDIERHVVSVGGEQVLLPLKEFELLEMLLRNSGRVLTRGQLIDRVWGSDYVGDTKTLDVHVKRLRGKIEPDPSAPRFLVTVRGLGYKFEP from the coding sequence TTGAGCAGGATCTTGATTGTTGAAGATGAGGAATCGTTCAGCGATCCCTTGTCCTATTTGCTGGGCAAGGAAGGCTTTGAGGTGGAGGTCGTGGACAACGGCCTGGACGCCATCACCGAGTTCGACCGGAACGGGGCGGACCTGGTGCTGCTGGACCTGCAACTGCCCGGACTCTCCGGCACGGAGGTGTGCCGCCAGCTCCGCCAGCGTTCCAGCGTCCCGGTGATCATGCTGACGGCCAAGGACGCGGAGATCGACAAGGTGGTGGGGCTGGAACTCGGCGCTGACGACTACGTCACCAAGCCCTACTCCTCCCGCGAGCTGGTGGCCAGGGTCAGGGCAGTGCTGCGGCGCCAGGGCGAACCGGAGGAACTCATTTCCTCCACCGTCCAGGCCGGGCCGGTCCGGATGGACATTGAACGGCACGTGGTCAGCGTGGGCGGCGAGCAGGTGCTGCTGCCGCTGAAGGAGTTCGAGCTCCTCGAGATGCTCCTGCGTAATTCGGGCCGGGTGCTGACCCGCGGCCAGCTCATCGATCGGGTCTGGGGTTCAGACTATGTGGGAGACACCAAGACCCTCGATGTCCACGTGAAGCGGCTTCGCGGAAAGATCGAGCCGGACCCCTCGGCGCCGCGGTTCCTGGTCACCGTCCGGGGGCTTGGCTACAAGTTCGAGCCCTAG
- a CDS encoding alpha/beta hydrolase yields MTARPLPARPRSVAIGVRALGAMVLAMVLASCSLLNGGERSQEAATAKADPSIVASAPAGLEKFYSQEVVWEPCEGEFQCAKVAVPMDYGNPDGGTIQLAALRASSTGKKTGSLLVNPGGPGASGYDFVKDAAGTHFSQPVRDSFDLVGFDPRGVKRSAPVTCMTDAERDAARAKVYAMETDPGLAAALADNKAIAAQCGEQTGSLLGHIDTVSSAKDLDILRAVVNDAKLNYLGYSYGTFLGSTYASLFPENVGRMVLDGALDPSISYEELTSGQARAFERAIRAYVASCQAQDGCPLTGDVDTGVQQIRDLIAAVQQTPRTAKDGRVVNATIFVSGLITPLYNDQSWPALTQALEAAMTGDVSLMLRLADLGADRSSDGTYTSNSTFAFNAINCLDYPMVSDTAGMRAEQQRLTQDSPTFGYFFAYGGTNCVDWPYPNVRTPAPVEYDGSSTIVVIGTTGDPATPVEWASSLRKQLGNAALMTWKGEGHTAYGRSNGCIEDAVDAYLVRGQVPADNTVC; encoded by the coding sequence ATGACTGCCCGCCCCCTGCCCGCACGGCCGCGATCCGTGGCGATAGGCGTCCGCGCCCTTGGTGCCATGGTCCTGGCCATGGTCCTGGCGTCCTGCAGCCTCCTCAACGGCGGCGAACGCAGCCAGGAGGCTGCCACGGCCAAGGCCGACCCGTCGATCGTGGCCTCTGCGCCTGCCGGGCTGGAGAAGTTCTACTCACAGGAAGTCGTCTGGGAGCCGTGCGAGGGCGAGTTCCAGTGCGCCAAGGTGGCAGTGCCCATGGACTACGGCAACCCCGACGGCGGGACGATCCAGCTGGCCGCGCTGAGGGCTTCGAGCACGGGGAAGAAGACGGGCAGCCTGCTGGTCAATCCGGGCGGTCCCGGCGCTTCCGGCTATGACTTCGTCAAGGACGCCGCCGGCACCCATTTCTCCCAGCCTGTTCGCGATTCGTTCGACCTCGTGGGCTTCGATCCCCGCGGCGTGAAGCGCTCCGCCCCCGTGACCTGCATGACGGACGCGGAACGGGACGCGGCCAGGGCGAAGGTCTACGCCATGGAAACGGATCCCGGCCTGGCTGCCGCCCTGGCGGACAACAAAGCGATCGCCGCGCAGTGCGGTGAGCAGACCGGCTCGTTGCTGGGGCACATCGACACCGTCAGCTCCGCGAAGGACCTGGACATCCTCCGTGCCGTGGTCAACGATGCAAAGCTAAACTACCTCGGGTACTCCTACGGCACCTTCCTGGGGTCCACCTACGCTTCCCTCTTCCCTGAGAATGTGGGCCGGATGGTCCTCGACGGTGCCCTGGACCCCTCCATCAGCTATGAGGAGCTGACCAGCGGACAAGCCCGCGCCTTCGAGAGGGCAATCCGGGCATACGTAGCCAGCTGCCAGGCCCAGGACGGATGCCCGCTGACCGGGGACGTGGATACGGGCGTCCAGCAGATCCGCGACCTGATCGCCGCCGTCCAGCAGACTCCCCGCACGGCCAAGGACGGGCGTGTAGTCAATGCCACCATCTTCGTGAGCGGCCTCATCACGCCGCTGTACAACGACCAGAGCTGGCCCGCCCTGACACAGGCTCTGGAAGCGGCAATGACGGGAGACGTGAGCCTCATGCTGCGGCTCGCGGACCTCGGCGCGGACCGATCCTCCGACGGGACGTACACATCCAATTCCACTTTTGCGTTCAACGCCATCAACTGCCTCGATTACCCCATGGTGTCCGATACCGCCGGAATGCGTGCGGAACAGCAGCGCCTGACGCAGGACTCCCCCACCTTCGGGTATTTCTTTGCCTACGGCGGCACCAACTGCGTCGACTGGCCGTACCCGAACGTGCGCACGCCCGCCCCCGTGGAATACGACGGCTCATCCACCATCGTGGTAATCGGCACCACCGGGGACCCCGCCACGCCGGTGGAGTGGGCGTCATCGCTGCGCAAGCAGCTGGGCAACGCTGCACTTATGACCTGGAAAGGCGAAGGCCACACCGCATACGGCCGGTCCAACGGCTGCATCGAGGATGCGGTTGACGCCTACCTCGTCCGCGGGCAGGTTCCCGCGGACAACACGGTGTGCTGA
- the tmk gene encoding dTMP kinase, producing MSKQRAGLFIAFEGGDGAGKSTQAARLAETLEARGLAVLRTREPGGTPIGEKLRSLVLDHGHGDIDAHTEALIFAASRAAHASQVIRPALERGEIVLTDRYIDSSVAYQGAGRALGEDAVRSLNEWATSGLQPHLTVLLDVDPAVGRRRRTAGDAAEDRLESEADEFHIRIREAFLELARRRPESYLVLPAHDSVSELSSRILERVNTLLAVQDEAPAGVSHGRATAVGGGS from the coding sequence GTGAGCAAACAGAGGGCCGGCCTTTTCATCGCGTTCGAGGGCGGCGACGGGGCGGGCAAGTCCACGCAGGCCGCGCGCCTTGCCGAAACCCTCGAAGCACGTGGCCTGGCCGTCCTGCGCACCCGCGAGCCGGGCGGGACCCCCATTGGCGAGAAACTGCGCTCCCTTGTACTGGACCACGGGCACGGTGACATTGATGCTCATACGGAGGCCCTGATTTTTGCCGCTTCCCGTGCAGCACATGCAAGCCAGGTGATCCGGCCGGCGCTTGAACGCGGCGAAATCGTCCTGACGGACCGGTACATCGATTCGTCGGTGGCGTACCAGGGAGCAGGACGAGCCTTGGGTGAGGACGCGGTGCGGTCCCTTAACGAGTGGGCTACTTCCGGCCTCCAGCCACACCTCACCGTCCTGCTGGACGTTGACCCGGCGGTGGGCCGCCGCCGCCGGACTGCCGGCGATGCCGCGGAGGACCGCCTGGAGTCTGAAGCCGACGAATTCCACATCCGGATCCGTGAGGCCTTCCTGGAACTGGCGCGCCGGCGCCCGGAGTCCTACCTCGTGCTGCCCGCCCATGATTCCGTCAGTGAGCTGTCCTCCCGGATCCTCGAACGGGTGAATACCCTTCTCGCGGTGCAGGACGAAGCGCCCGCAGGTGTCTCCCACGGCCGGGCCACAGCGGTCGGGGGCGGCTCGTGA
- a CDS encoding DUF2516 family protein produces the protein MDVELVIIQPVEKALFFILALVALGLELWAVADCARHRANAFEATGKRTKTFWLALTGGAALVGALSLYTGGGGAFFGTFGLFGLAAVVAASVYLADVRPAVKDAGRGGSRNTGPYGPW, from the coding sequence GTGGACGTTGAACTCGTTATCATCCAGCCCGTTGAGAAGGCCTTGTTCTTTATCCTTGCCCTGGTTGCGCTGGGGCTGGAGCTCTGGGCGGTGGCGGACTGTGCCCGGCACCGTGCAAACGCGTTCGAGGCCACGGGCAAGCGGACCAAGACTTTCTGGCTGGCCCTGACCGGCGGCGCGGCCCTGGTCGGCGCCCTCTCGCTGTACACCGGTGGTGGCGGCGCATTCTTCGGAACCTTCGGGCTGTTCGGACTCGCCGCCGTCGTCGCTGCCTCCGTTTACCTGGCTGACGTGCGGCCGGCCGTGAAGGATGCCGGCCGCGGCGGAAGCCGCAACACGGGGCCCTACGGCCCCTGGTGA
- a CDS encoding CarD family transcriptional regulator produces MVFEVGETVVYPHHGAAKIEEIKMRTIKGEEKMYLKLKVAQGDLTIEVPAENVDLVGVRDVVGKEGLEHVFDVLRAEFTEEPTNWSRRYKANLEKLASGDVIKVAEVVRDLWRRDHDRGLSAGEKRMLAKARQILISELALAEKTDEEKAASVLDEVLAS; encoded by the coding sequence ATGGTATTTGAGGTCGGCGAGACAGTAGTTTACCCTCACCACGGTGCTGCGAAGATTGAAGAAATCAAGATGCGCACCATCAAGGGCGAAGAGAAAATGTATCTCAAGCTCAAGGTGGCTCAGGGTGATCTGACCATTGAAGTTCCAGCAGAGAACGTTGACCTTGTTGGGGTTCGGGACGTAGTGGGCAAGGAAGGCCTGGAGCACGTGTTTGATGTGCTTCGTGCCGAGTTCACCGAAGAGCCCACCAACTGGTCGCGTAGGTACAAGGCAAATCTGGAGAAGCTTGCTTCCGGTGACGTCATCAAGGTTGCAGAGGTCGTCCGCGACCTGTGGCGCCGGGATCACGACCGGGGCCTTTCCGCAGGCGAGAAGCGAATGCTGGCCAAGGCCCGGCAGATTCTGATTTCAGAACTGGCGCTGGCTGAAAAGACCGACGAAGAGAAGGCTGCAAGCGTTCTCGACGAGGTCCTGGCTTCCTAA
- a CDS encoding phosphoglyceromutase, with protein sequence MTYKLILLRHGHSEWNAKNLFTGWVDVDLNDQGRAEAARGGELLVENNVLPDILYTSLLKRAINTANIALDKADRGWIPVKRDWRLNERHYGALQGKDKAQTLAEYGEEQFMEWRRSYDTPPPPLDDDSEFSQAHDPRYADLGDALPRTECLKDVLVRLLPYWESDIKEDLKAGKTVLVTAHGNSLRALVKHLDGISDEAIAGLNIPTGIPLVYDLDEDFQPIKPGGTYLDPEAAEQAILAVANQGKK encoded by the coding sequence ATGACTTACAAGCTGATTCTGCTGCGCCACGGCCACAGCGAATGGAACGCCAAAAACCTCTTCACCGGCTGGGTGGACGTTGACCTCAACGACCAGGGCCGCGCGGAAGCAGCACGCGGAGGGGAGCTGCTGGTTGAGAACAATGTTCTCCCGGACATCCTCTACACCTCCCTGCTGAAGCGGGCCATCAACACGGCGAACATCGCCCTGGACAAGGCGGACCGCGGCTGGATCCCGGTCAAGCGCGACTGGCGGCTCAACGAACGCCACTACGGTGCGCTGCAAGGCAAGGACAAGGCACAGACCCTCGCCGAGTACGGCGAGGAACAGTTCATGGAATGGCGCCGCTCCTACGACACCCCGCCGCCGCCCCTGGACGACGACTCCGAGTTCTCCCAGGCGCACGACCCCCGCTACGCAGACCTCGGCGACGCCCTTCCCCGCACCGAGTGCCTGAAGGACGTCCTGGTCCGCCTCCTGCCGTACTGGGAATCGGACATCAAGGAAGACCTCAAGGCGGGCAAGACCGTCCTGGTCACCGCGCACGGCAACTCCTTGCGTGCACTGGTCAAGCACCTGGACGGCATCAGCGACGAAGCCATCGCCGGCCTGAACATCCCCACCGGCATCCCGCTGGTCTATGACCTTGACGAGGACTTCCAGCCGATCAAGCCGGGCGGCACCTACCTTGACCCGGAAGCCGCGGAACAGGCCATCCTCGCGGTCGCCAACCAGGGCAAAAAATAA